CGAACTCGCGCATCTGGTTCGGTGTGCCCAGCCCGGTCAGCGCCACCTTGCCCTTGTACTGCGAGGTCGACAGGTAGCGGGCGGCCGCCGCGACGCCGACCGTGGTGGGCGAGACGATCCCCTTCAGATCCGGGTACGACGCCAGCAGGCCCTGGGTCTCCTGGAACGACTTCTGGTCGTCGTCGTTGCCGTAGACCACGGTCACCAGCTCGATCTTGGCGTACGCGGGTTTCTTCAGTTCGGTCCTCATCAGCTCGATCCAGGCGTTCTGGTTCGTCGCGTTCGCGGTCGCCGAGAGGACGGCGATCTTCCCTTCGCCGCCGATCGCGTCCGAGATCAGCTTGATCTGGTTCTCGGCGATGCCCTGGCCGGTGACCTGGTTGACGAAGAGGTCCCGGCAGTCCTTGTTCGTGTCCGAGTCGAAGGTCACCACCTTCGCGCCGCCCTGTCGGGCCTGGTTGACGGCCCCGCAGATCGCGTTCGGGTCGTTCGCCGAGACGGCGATCACGTCGCTGCCCTGCTGGGTGAGCGTGTTCAGGTAGCTGACCTGGGACGAGGCGCTCGCCTCGGAGGGGCCGACCTCCTTGTACTCACCCTTGAACTCGGCGACCGCGGCCTTTCCGCCGTTGTCGGAGACGGTGAAGTACGGGTTGTTCACCTGCTTCGGCAGGAACGCGACCTTCAGTCCGGCCCTGATGGCGCCACCGGCTGCGGCGTTCGAGCCGCCGGACGGGGTGTCGCCCTCGTCGCTGGCACACGCCGAGCCGCTCACCAGCAGTGCCGCCAGCGCGAGAACGGACGCGCCGAGGCGCAGGGGTGTGGTCCGCGTACCTCTCATGGCTCTTTCCTTCCTGGACATAAGGCTGATCGGTGGCGGGTCGGTGGTCGAGCCAGGGTGGTGCGTGGTCGGGCGGTCAGCCCGCCACCGGTGACGCGCGGGGTCGGCGGCGGCGCAACCGGGCCCGGAGCATTCCGGCCAGGTTCGGTCCGACCACCGAGATGATCAACAGGGTGCCGGTGACCACGGTCAGCGTGTCGGCCGGGACGTCGGCCAACTGAAGCGCGTTGCGCAGGGTCGTCAGCAGCAGCACCCCCGCGACCACGCCGACCAGGGTTCCCCGACCGCCG
The Micromonospora pisi DNA segment above includes these coding regions:
- the rhaS gene encoding rhamnose ABC transporter substrate-binding protein, with translation MRGTRTTPLRLGASVLALAALLVSGSACASDEGDTPSGGSNAAAGGAIRAGLKVAFLPKQVNNPYFTVSDNGGKAAVAEFKGEYKEVGPSEASASSQVSYLNTLTQQGSDVIAVSANDPNAICGAVNQARQGGAKVVTFDSDTNKDCRDLFVNQVTGQGIAENQIKLISDAIGGEGKIAVLSATANATNQNAWIELMRTELKKPAYAKIELVTVVYGNDDDQKSFQETQGLLASYPDLKGIVSPTTVGVAAAARYLSTSQYKGKVALTGLGTPNQMREFVTDGTVRSFALWNPADLGYLAAYAGAALASGMISGKEGETFTAGKLGEYTIQADGVIVLGPPTVFDAANIGQFDF